DNA sequence from the Ktedonobacteraceae bacterium genome:
GAGGCAACGTGTCCAGTAACCAGCGAGTCGTTGCCTCGTCAGGCGCCTTATAGATTTGCTTTACGAGCAACCTCAAGACGTCTGCCTTTCTGACCTGGGCTATATTCTCGCGTGCAAACATCAACAGAGATGGATATCGATCTTCTATAGCATCAAGCGCAACTTGTTGTAGTACTTGCATCGCTTTTTCATCTGCTTGCTTGGACGCTAACTCCTCGACTTTTTTGGCGGCTAACTCCTCTGCTTTTTTAGCGGCCAACTTCTCCGCTTTCCTGTCGGCTAATTCCTCTGCTTTCCTGGCCACCTGACTGGCCAGGCGCTGTTGAAAGTATGGGTCCTGATCCATCAAACTATCATATACTTGCATAAAATCCTCCACATGCTGCTTGTCCTCTTGAGATAACATAGTTGACCGACGTAGGATTATTCTAAACCGTGCCAGGTGACGTGCCAGTACTCCTGGCTGCTGGTATCGCTCCCTCATTTCCTCTATTGCCTGTTTGAGTAGTGAAACGTTGGCTCCTTTCATCCCAGGCAAGAAGGTGTACATCCCTATTATACGCTTTTTTACGTATTCCTGGGCATCGAGCGTCCATAGTGCAATTACACGATACTTCATTGTCAGGAGTTCCTCATCAACACTTTCCTCTCTATATGGCGGTGTCGGAATACTCGTTTCAAACAAGTAAACGACTACTGTGATTACCGGAAGTGAATAATCAAGGTGTAAATCAACATGGTAACGCAACATACGTGCAGGCATATTGCTATCCCGATCTGCTTGCAGTTCCATATCCAGCACATGAGGCTGATTTTTGTAATTGATTAGATAAACTAGATCAGCACGCAGGTTCTCACGCTTGATCTCATTATTTTGCTCGATGACCACAGCAGCTTCTGGGATAAACTCCGGAATCACTTCGACTGCATGATCTCCCATCAAGGCTTTTAATGCATTATCGTATGGTTGTCGCGATTGTAGCTGTTGCTTTCGCCTTTGGCGTCGAGCCATCCTTACTATCCTCTTTTCGTTTCATAATCTGGCATCACTACTGCCTGGTTTTGCTTAAGCTCGTCTTTGTGGCTTTTTCCCAGCCAGATGCTCTACTATCTTGATACATCTCGCGGAGAAAAAAGCGGAAATATTTGGATGCTAGAAGCCTGAATTCCCATCTTCCCATCTCCACTCTGAATGGCTATAATAGACCAGGGAAAAGGTAAACGTTAAGTTTGGAGGAGCTAGCTGATAATGCAACAACAGCAACACGCCAACTACGACTTGTTGGCTGTATTTAATGATGAGACGAAGGCGGAAACTGCCGAGACGAAGTTGCGCAATGCCGGATTCGGGGATGACGAGGTTTTTCGTCTGGGCGCGGAAGCTGTAACGGGCGCGCAATTTCGCGAGCATGGCCCAAATAGAGATCGCAGCGCAATTTTTCTGCAAACCACGCGCTCTGGACCTAATCCCGTAGCGGTCGTGGCGCTTGCTATCCTGTTTGGTGTCATATTGGGCGCGTTGATGTTCAGTATCGCCGATTTTGAAGTGAAGACGATCCCATTATTTTGGGGTACACTGGCCGGTGTGGTGGTCGGCATCATCATCGGCGCGATTATCGGATTGCGCCAGCGCGGACGGGTGAGGGGCGCTATTGGGCAAGATTTGTCGCGCGTGAATACGCCTATCAGGAGTCCAGAACAAGGGGCGCGTACCGTCGTTGCCGTGCGGCTGCCCGACCCTGACAATATCAGTCGCAAGTCAAAGGCGCGCGCAATTTTGTTGAACAATGGGGGAAAGATTGATAGAAGCGTCGGAGGATAATTCTTGAGGAACGATGAGTTTCTCAGGCATGAAGCGAGGGATGCATTTCAGTGTGTCCCTCAAATTTTTTGGAGAGAAGATCATCTCCTAATTTCCCCAAAAAGCTAGTAATATTTGTCACTCTTGATTACAATAGAGATAGCATTTGCTAGAGCGTGCATCAACAAGTTATCGGAGATAATGCAGAATGGTTCATACATCAGTATTATTCCCAAGACTTCAAACTGAGACGGAGGAATTGATTCGCCAGCGGGCTAAAATCCTACCCCCGTATAAAGTGGTTCTTTTCAATGATGACTATAATGAAATGGATTATGTTGTAGCTGTCCTCCTGCATACCATTACTAATCTCTCCCGGCGCGAGGCCGAACGTATTATGTTGACCGCTCACCTTACAGGCAGCGCTGTTGTGGTGGTCTGCCCCAAAGAAACCGCTGAATATTACCAGGAACGTTTATTGGGTTATGGCCTTACAGCAACTATTGAACCTGATGAATAACCTTTCTATTTCTCCGACAACAAACCCGGCAATATTTGTATAATTCGACTATTGACGATGGCCCGGTTAGAGGGTAGAATCGATACTAGCCTGAAGGAACCCATTGAAGATCATTCCTTAAAATGGATGCTGCAAGTCAGAAATGATGCTGTTTTATCATGTTCCTGCAGGAGGAGAGAAACAATGGTTCACCTATGGCGTAGAGCCAAAGACGAAACGGAAACGAGCAAGGCCGCTCCAGGGGTAGGGGCCACTGGTGATATCGCTGTTGTTGTAGATGGTAAGAAGTTAGATATAGAGCTGGTCCGTTTAGCCTGTTTAATGGCGAAAAGGGCCAGGCGCAAGGTTCACCTTGTGCATGTCATTGAAGTCCCTCGCACGTTGCCGCTTAAAGCCACTTTAACTGAGGAATCCGAACATGCCGATAAACTGCTCAGCGAGGCGCTATCGGTCGCGGAAGAATCGGGCTGCGATGCAGTAGCTGAGGTGGTACAGGCAAGAGATGCAGGCCCTGCAATCGTTGATGAAGCAAAAGATCATTCCTGCGCCTTGATTATGCTGGGCGCTGTTCGTAATACCAAAGGACGTACAACACAAAATGAGCTTGGCAAGACTATCCCTTTTGTGCTTGCCAATGCGCCATGCAGAGTATGGGTTGTCCAGGACCCGATACAATCATAATGGCATCATAAACCCTCCCAACATCGAATCTTGTTAGCCTCCGGCCTGAAATACCGGCTGATGGGGCCGCTTGAGTTTGTTTTCTGCGCCATTTCTTATGGTATAATCATACATATCAAACTGATGCAAGTTGTTTCCCGTATGATTATCCTTGACATTGGCCTGATTGATTGGGAGGGATCGATACGATGTCTACAAATGTGAACTCAAAT
Encoded proteins:
- a CDS encoding ATP-dependent Clp protease adaptor ClpS; this encodes MVHTSVLFPRLQTETEELIRQRAKILPPYKVVLFNDDYNEMDYVVAVLLHTITNLSRREAERIMLTAHLTGSAVVVVCPKETAEYYQERLLGYGLTATIEPDE
- a CDS encoding universal stress protein, with product MVHLWRRAKDETETSKAAPGVGATGDIAVVVDGKKLDIELVRLACLMAKRARRKVHLVHVIEVPRTLPLKATLTEESEHADKLLSEALSVAEESGCDAVAEVVQARDAGPAIVDEAKDHSCALIMLGAVRNTKGRTTQNELGKTIPFVLANAPCRVWVVQDPIQS